One region of Vibrio cidicii genomic DNA includes:
- a CDS encoding PAS domain-containing methyl-accepting chemotaxis protein yields the protein MFVSKRSYTDKVSHLENEVTQCQAFRESLKQSVPYIEFTPAGEIRFANQQFLNVVGYTLEELVNQHHRMLCFPEDVSTSTYRQLWDDLAKGKPRSDRFIRQHKNGNAVWVAATYFPIMNQGKVEYIAKVASDVTKAQMELERNQALLKAMDKSLAVIDFTPDGTVLAANDNFLRCFGYSLHEVIGKHHRAFCEETFYQQNPRFWQDLAAGKIQSGLFMRLDKYGKHIWLEATYNPIYNHAGQVVKIIKLASDISERVEKSMQVQEAAKTAQKIAQDTVNSAANGKASILSLLTNSKAINQSVQDVSNQIAQLNGQSKNVEAIVSTISSIADQTNLLALNAAIEAARAGEQGRGFAVVADEVRQLAARTSQSTSEIAEVINANSSITQNIDKTIQTVFEKASSGETQAEQIKEVIEEITADADLVSSTVKELSL from the coding sequence ATGTTCGTTTCAAAACGTTCTTACACCGACAAAGTGTCTCATTTGGAAAACGAGGTAACCCAATGCCAAGCTTTCAGAGAGTCACTAAAGCAATCCGTCCCTTATATAGAATTCACCCCAGCCGGTGAAATACGCTTCGCCAATCAACAATTTCTCAATGTGGTGGGCTATACCCTTGAGGAGCTTGTAAATCAACATCATCGCATGTTGTGCTTTCCTGAAGATGTCTCTACCTCTACATATCGCCAACTTTGGGATGACTTAGCCAAAGGCAAACCGCGCAGCGATCGTTTTATTCGCCAGCACAAAAACGGCAATGCCGTATGGGTGGCTGCCACCTATTTTCCAATTATGAATCAAGGAAAAGTGGAATACATTGCCAAAGTGGCGTCCGATGTCACCAAAGCACAAATGGAGTTAGAACGTAACCAAGCTTTGCTTAAAGCCATGGACAAGTCGCTTGCGGTGATTGATTTTACCCCGGATGGCACCGTGCTCGCTGCCAATGATAATTTCTTAAGATGCTTTGGTTATTCATTGCACGAAGTGATCGGAAAACATCATCGCGCTTTCTGCGAAGAGACGTTTTATCAGCAAAATCCTCGATTTTGGCAAGATCTTGCTGCGGGAAAAATTCAGAGCGGTCTTTTCATGCGTTTAGACAAATATGGTAAACATATCTGGCTAGAAGCTACCTATAACCCAATTTACAATCATGCTGGCCAAGTCGTGAAGATCATCAAACTCGCCAGTGATATCTCCGAACGTGTGGAAAAATCGATGCAAGTGCAAGAAGCAGCGAAAACGGCGCAGAAAATCGCACAAGACACCGTCAACTCCGCCGCTAACGGCAAAGCCAGCATTTTGAGTTTATTAACTAACTCGAAAGCCATTAATCAATCGGTGCAAGATGTCAGTAATCAAATCGCCCAACTCAATGGCCAATCGAAAAATGTGGAAGCGATTGTTTCCACTATCAGCTCGATTGCCGACCAAACCAACCTACTGGCACTCAATGCTGCAATTGAAGCGGCTCGGGCGGGCGAGCAAGGCAGAGGCTTTGCTGTGGTCGCCGATGAAGTGAGGCAGCTAGCGGCACGAACATCGCAATCGACCTCAGAAATAGCAGAGGTGATTAATGCAAACTCCAGTATTACACAGAACATTGATAAAACCATTCAAACCGTGTTTGAGAAAGCCTCTTCCGGAGAAACACAAGCTGAGCAAATCAAAGAAGTAATTGAGGAGATAACCGCAGACGCGGATCTGGTATCAAGCACGGTAAAAGAGCTCTCTTTGTGA
- a CDS encoding hybrid sensor histidine kinase/response regulator, with product MESIRKVYQYANPNLTLVGWMGFLGFPTYYWVWTHLFPQSYENLPLRLLCSALFLLLVLRERLPMPIRTRMPIVYLIVITTCLPFFFFFMLLMNEWSNVWVMSFMAAIFLHILLVHMTKVMFSQTFIGVGMAVLAAYVCNDYHLVISVDWRHVPIFLFIYLFGNLFYFRNQVEHESRISIAKAFGAGIAHEMRNPLSGLVASIDVIQSVIPNDKVEKRSSYALSAKDVALLREVSEEAMKIIHSGNETIDLLLTSIDENRVSRSTFKRHSANEVVKNAIESFSYKKSADRQCIRYHEEGNFDFFGSHTLLKYVIYNLVKNAFNYRNPEVFTIDITISRDDTENMVVVRDNGQGIAPSSMEHIFKDFYTTGKSSNYGLGLPFCKKVMRSFGGSIACQSAQGQWTEFTLTFPLVKSKVVGEIKYELMKLKSVFFISEQEILCKKMAESARSSGFALTVKTAEQACLMAEHEFEYDLIFLDLSSVDLKNSQLDRLESLLHFTEARIVYLYQDAIVNRRNQSTLPVLWVETQSWLLNTAQIIDRLMFDANFDAYMPAPVRKSDDGKRVIMVVDDNDSLRKFTSLLLEKQGFEVIQREDGREALHALEKHHVDLILMDIEMPILDGIEASIQIRQSNKKYAHVPIIAHTGDSTPVTLERINQSGMSDYLVKPADKNKLLDKISHWM from the coding sequence ATGGAATCGATTCGCAAGGTTTATCAATATGCTAACCCTAACTTGACGCTTGTCGGCTGGATGGGGTTTCTCGGCTTTCCGACCTACTACTGGGTTTGGACGCATCTTTTTCCTCAGTCTTACGAGAATCTTCCGCTCAGGCTACTTTGTTCAGCTTTATTCTTGCTGCTGGTTTTGCGAGAGCGGTTACCCATGCCGATCCGCACGCGTATGCCCATCGTCTATTTGATAGTGATAACAACCTGTTTGCCATTTTTCTTCTTTTTTATGCTGTTGATGAATGAATGGTCGAACGTTTGGGTCATGTCCTTTATGGCAGCGATTTTCTTACACATCCTGTTAGTCCATATGACTAAGGTAATGTTTAGTCAAACATTTATCGGCGTTGGCATGGCGGTACTTGCCGCGTATGTGTGTAATGACTACCATCTGGTGATTTCCGTCGACTGGCGTCATGTGCCGATATTTCTCTTTATCTATCTGTTTGGCAACTTATTCTATTTTCGCAATCAAGTTGAACATGAATCACGGATCTCGATCGCCAAAGCGTTTGGTGCAGGAATCGCCCATGAAATGCGTAATCCGCTAAGTGGCTTGGTTGCTTCTATCGATGTGATCCAGTCGGTGATTCCCAACGATAAAGTTGAAAAACGCAGCAGCTACGCGCTAAGTGCCAAAGACGTCGCTCTACTACGAGAAGTGAGTGAAGAAGCAATGAAGATTATCCATTCGGGCAATGAGACGATTGATCTGCTTTTAACCTCGATTGATGAAAATCGTGTATCTCGTTCAACCTTTAAGCGACATTCGGCCAATGAAGTGGTCAAAAATGCCATTGAAAGCTTTAGCTATAAAAAATCGGCGGACAGGCAATGCATTCGCTACCACGAAGAAGGGAACTTTGACTTTTTTGGCAGCCACACGCTACTGAAGTACGTTATCTATAACCTTGTTAAAAATGCGTTTAACTATCGCAATCCTGAGGTGTTCACCATTGATATTACGATAAGTCGCGATGATACGGAGAACATGGTTGTCGTGCGAGACAACGGTCAGGGAATTGCGCCATCGTCGATGGAACATATTTTTAAGGATTTCTATACCACTGGGAAAAGTAGTAACTATGGTTTGGGACTGCCATTTTGTAAAAAGGTGATGCGATCCTTTGGCGGTAGCATTGCTTGTCAATCGGCGCAAGGGCAATGGACGGAGTTTACGCTGACGTTTCCGTTGGTAAAATCTAAAGTAGTTGGTGAAATCAAGTATGAGCTGATGAAACTCAAGTCGGTCTTTTTTATCAGTGAGCAAGAGATTCTGTGTAAAAAAATGGCGGAATCAGCTCGCTCAAGCGGTTTCGCCCTCACGGTAAAAACGGCCGAGCAAGCGTGCTTAATGGCCGAACATGAGTTTGAATATGATCTTATCTTTCTGGATTTGAGTTCGGTCGACTTAAAAAACAGTCAGTTAGACAGGCTAGAATCTTTACTGCATTTTACCGAAGCGCGCATTGTTTACTTGTATCAAGATGCGATAGTCAATCGCCGCAACCAAAGTACATTGCCGGTATTGTGGGTTGAAACGCAATCTTGGTTACTCAATACAGCGCAGATTATCGACAGACTCATGTTTGACGCAAACTTTGATGCGTACATGCCCGCTCCGGTCAGAAAATCCGACGATGGCAAACGGGTGATAATGGTGGTTGACGATAATGATTCGCTGCGAAAATTCACCTCTTTATTATTGGAGAAACAGGGTTTCGAAGTGATTCAAAGAGAAGATGGTCGGGAAGCGCTTCATGCGTTGGAAAAACATCATGTTGATCTCATTTTGATGGATATTGAAATGCCGATATTAGACGGTATAGAAGCGTCAATTCAGATCCGTCAGTCAAATAAAAAATATGCTCATGTTCCAATTATCGCCCATACTGGTGACAGTACTCCCGTAACACTAGAGAGAATTAATCAGTCAGGAATGTCTGATTATTTAGTTAAACCCGCCGATAAAAATAAACTACTAGATAAAATATCACATTGGATGTAA
- a CDS encoding ligand-binding sensor domain-containing diguanylate cyclase: MSSINWAPLFFHSRRLAILILTALCSTSLFAQPLRLSDYFSETWSSNQGLPHNSINAIVQTQDGYLWFATWEGVARYNGLNFKRFDRNPHTHMLDSGTRSLTADSANRLWVGGARGSLALRQGYTWHEQPPLAGLVNYIFVDLQQNLWFAIEGKGVVFRPHLNDGRYGEDQWRLTNISAYRLAQDANGAIIAATDAGLYRLTENAAQKLSSTQFERVSYVSSAPNGDILLGTNRGAWRWDGQILSPLENALLNTVVTVVEQDRAGSIWFGTINRGVARLSSHGLEWLDVRQGLPNNRVLSWLEDQQGNIWIGTNGGIIRLREAPFVSVTQEQGLIGNYVRTLLEIADDNLLIGSSNGLSVLDSSGARAVRSHGENLSVLSLAKRSADSAWVGTYQHGLMVFQSGQLSLFLSENSGLPTNEIRALLQDSQNNLWIGTPAGLVKRSPDGVLSYFSKENGELVDNYVMALAEDEFGKIWVGTGLGVSVLSGEHFSRLNLDKLEAAQYAFGFYIEPGYVWIATDRGVVRYRQRDKTTALVGRPQGLPIDKFFQVVNDGQGHFWLSSNRGIWRIGYEQAHRVADGMYASLEFEHYDENDGMASSQANGGSNPAAIISRSGRLYFATAKGVASIHPDSLTHNEAHLLPVVLESVKFDAASMNVDVQGQVPSGTTRISFSYVGLGFVMSERLQYRTKLEGFDNDWSYRGNATTVEYTYLPPGEYRLCISARSPYGEWHDAQHVYQFTVYPSFWQRTEVRIAVALAALILLVAAIRWRLSALKRNELQLKKQVALQTQEIRAQAEKYERLSKEDVLTGLANRRAFDNEIKATFNHAKENQQRFFVAILDIDFFKRINDKYSHLAGDKAIVAIAHILRDYAQSPEKTARWGGEEFTLLYQGDQPYAYFEQLRERIEQSRFDDIDPDLTITASIGFADSDNAQSYEEVLKRADHALLKAKRNGRNRTEC; the protein is encoded by the coding sequence ATGAGTAGTATAAACTGGGCACCTCTGTTCTTTCATTCTAGGCGATTGGCGATTTTGATACTGACCGCTTTGTGCTCGACTTCTCTTTTTGCTCAGCCACTACGTCTATCCGATTACTTCTCTGAAACTTGGAGTTCAAATCAGGGGTTACCCCACAATAGCATTAATGCCATTGTTCAGACCCAAGATGGCTACTTGTGGTTTGCTACTTGGGAAGGGGTTGCTCGTTACAATGGTCTCAATTTCAAACGTTTTGATCGGAATCCGCACACGCATATGCTCGATTCTGGCACGCGCTCGCTGACGGCAGACAGTGCCAATCGTTTGTGGGTGGGCGGTGCACGCGGTAGTTTAGCACTTCGTCAAGGTTATACTTGGCATGAGCAACCCCCGCTTGCCGGGCTGGTCAATTATATTTTTGTCGATTTACAGCAAAACTTATGGTTTGCCATTGAAGGTAAAGGGGTAGTGTTTCGCCCGCATCTTAATGATGGTCGTTATGGCGAAGATCAATGGCGATTAACCAATATAAGCGCTTATCGCCTTGCTCAGGATGCGAATGGAGCGATTATTGCGGCAACGGATGCCGGGCTCTACCGCCTAACCGAGAACGCGGCACAAAAACTCTCTTCGACTCAATTTGAGCGTGTCTCTTATGTCTCATCAGCGCCTAACGGCGATATTCTACTGGGTACAAACCGTGGCGCTTGGCGCTGGGACGGGCAAATCCTCAGCCCTTTAGAGAATGCACTGTTAAACACCGTGGTTACGGTGGTTGAGCAAGACAGAGCGGGCAGTATTTGGTTTGGCACTATCAATCGAGGTGTGGCACGCTTGAGTTCGCATGGGTTGGAATGGCTAGACGTTCGTCAAGGGCTGCCAAATAACCGCGTGCTCTCTTGGCTTGAAGATCAGCAAGGTAACATCTGGATCGGCACCAATGGCGGGATTATCCGTTTACGAGAAGCTCCCTTTGTTTCTGTGACTCAAGAACAAGGTTTGATAGGCAACTATGTCCGCACTCTGCTGGAGATAGCTGACGATAATCTGCTAATCGGTAGCAGCAATGGCCTGAGTGTGCTGGATAGCTCAGGGGCGCGAGCGGTACGGAGTCACGGTGAGAATCTCTCCGTGCTGAGCTTGGCAAAGCGAAGCGCAGACAGCGCTTGGGTTGGCACCTACCAACATGGCCTGATGGTGTTCCAATCTGGGCAGCTAAGCTTATTTCTTAGTGAAAATAGTGGCTTACCGACTAATGAAATTCGCGCTTTGCTTCAAGATAGTCAGAATAATTTATGGATAGGAACGCCTGCGGGGTTAGTGAAACGCTCACCAGACGGTGTTTTGAGCTATTTCAGTAAAGAAAATGGCGAGCTGGTTGATAACTATGTGATGGCACTGGCGGAAGATGAGTTCGGTAAAATTTGGGTGGGAACTGGGCTTGGTGTCAGCGTTCTCTCTGGTGAGCATTTTTCTCGCCTCAATTTAGACAAGCTGGAAGCTGCTCAATACGCTTTCGGTTTTTATATCGAGCCGGGCTATGTGTGGATCGCCACAGATCGTGGTGTGGTGCGCTATCGGCAACGGGATAAAACCACAGCGCTTGTTGGGCGTCCGCAGGGGTTGCCCATCGACAAATTTTTCCAAGTGGTTAACGATGGCCAAGGTCACTTCTGGTTGTCAAGTAACCGAGGTATTTGGCGCATTGGCTACGAGCAAGCACATCGGGTTGCAGACGGCATGTATGCCAGTTTAGAGTTTGAGCATTACGACGAAAATGATGGTATGGCCAGTAGCCAGGCAAACGGTGGCTCCAATCCGGCCGCGATAATCAGCCGTTCAGGGCGTCTCTATTTCGCCACAGCAAAAGGCGTTGCTTCGATTCATCCCGATAGTTTGACGCACAATGAGGCCCATCTGTTACCCGTTGTGCTCGAATCAGTAAAATTTGACGCCGCCAGCATGAATGTCGACGTGCAAGGCCAAGTTCCTTCGGGCACGACGCGTATCTCTTTCTCTTACGTTGGGCTGGGCTTTGTGATGTCTGAACGTTTGCAATACCGGACCAAACTGGAAGGGTTTGACAACGATTGGTCGTATCGCGGTAATGCGACCACGGTGGAATACACCTATCTGCCGCCTGGGGAATACCGTTTGTGCATCAGCGCACGCTCGCCGTACGGTGAGTGGCATGATGCGCAGCATGTTTACCAATTTACTGTCTACCCCTCTTTTTGGCAGCGTACGGAAGTTCGTATTGCCGTTGCACTGGCAGCACTGATCCTGCTCGTGGCTGCGATTCGCTGGCGGCTAAGCGCGCTTAAACGCAATGAGCTTCAATTGAAAAAACAAGTGGCACTGCAAACGCAAGAGATCCGAGCGCAAGCGGAGAAGTATGAAAGATTGTCAAAAGAAGATGTATTAACTGGCTTGGCGAATCGCCGCGCCTTTGATAACGAGATCAAAGCGACTTTCAATCACGCTAAGGAAAATCAGCAGCGTTTCTTTGTCGCGATCTTGGATATCGATTTCTTTAAGCGAATCAATGATAAATATTCCCATCTGGCTGGTGACAAAGCGATTGTCGCCATCGCTCACATTTTACGAGATTATGCGCAATCACCTGAAAAAACCGCAAGATGGGGCGGGGAAGAGTTCACCCTGTTGTACCAAGGCGACCAGCCGTACGCCTATTTTGAGCAGTTGAGAGAGCGTATCGAGCAGAGCCGTTTTGATGATATCGATCCGGATCTCACTATCACCGCCAGCATTGGTTTTGCCGATAGCGATAATGCGCAGAGCTATGAAGAAGTGCTTAAACGCGCCGATCACGCACTGCTCAAAGCCAAACGCAACGGGCGAAACCGCACGGAGTGCTAA
- a CDS encoding GNAT family N-acetyltransferase, with protein sequence MEFITAEYVDYERVAYLHATSLKRHYSKILSRRYLQNDVQTEKLLLWQTRLTNPPFSQHVILAEEGGLLLGFACVFGNHDFELGTFIDSLHVDGDFQRRGIGKKLLQEVANWQQHYFSDRGLYLEVNISNRDAIEFYQSIGGTLTECRKRQASDGTEMIEQVITWPSAEKLSSGLLAAVVFS encoded by the coding sequence ATGGAATTTATAACGGCAGAATATGTGGATTATGAAAGAGTCGCTTATTTGCATGCGACTAGCTTAAAGCGGCATTACAGCAAGATTCTCAGTAGACGTTATTTGCAAAACGATGTGCAAACGGAAAAGCTGCTTCTTTGGCAAACTCGTTTAACCAACCCGCCTTTTAGCCAACATGTAATTTTGGCTGAAGAAGGTGGTTTGTTGTTGGGCTTTGCCTGCGTTTTTGGTAATCACGATTTTGAACTCGGAACCTTTATTGATTCTCTGCATGTAGACGGTGATTTTCAGCGACGTGGCATTGGTAAGAAATTATTGCAAGAAGTTGCCAACTGGCAGCAGCACTATTTTTCTGATCGCGGACTCTATCTGGAAGTGAATATCAGCAATCGAGACGCGATCGAGTTTTATCAAAGCATTGGCGGCACACTGACAGAGTGTCGAAAGCGACAAGCTTCCGATGGTACCGAGATGATTGAGCAGGTCATCACTTGGCCGTCGGCAGAAAAGCTCTCCTCTGGGCTATTGGCCGCCGTAGTTTTTAGTTGA
- a CDS encoding AEC family transporter encodes MESLLAQLQFSLSVTGPICLMLLLGVFFKRIGLINEPFIEVGSKLVFQVTLPTMLFLSLVSAEHDFSAASHFVNFGIVANIVFFVFTFISVKLLFKSSPDQGVVIQGGFRANTGIIGIAYVANAYGSQGVALAAIYVAVTTFIYNVQAVICLSPKGKNSGDKALKVVFKTLTKNPLIIAILSGVAFYLLSIPVPQVAIDAGNYLSKMTLPLALLCTGGSLNFSLLKNESRPTWFASSYKLVLAPVLVTGTAYLLGFRGIELGILFFMNASPVAAASYVMARSMGGNATLAANIIALTTVLSTITCTIGLVLLKAYQLV; translated from the coding sequence ATGGAATCACTTTTAGCTCAGTTACAGTTTTCCTTGTCGGTCACTGGCCCTATCTGTCTGATGTTGCTGCTGGGGGTGTTTTTTAAACGTATCGGATTGATCAACGAGCCTTTTATCGAAGTAGGCTCCAAACTGGTGTTCCAGGTTACTTTGCCCACCATGCTGTTTCTCAGTCTGGTCAGCGCCGAACACGACTTTTCCGCCGCCAGTCATTTTGTCAATTTTGGCATTGTTGCCAACATCGTTTTTTTTGTTTTTACCTTCATCTCTGTCAAACTGCTGTTTAAATCATCCCCAGACCAAGGGGTGGTGATTCAAGGTGGTTTTCGCGCCAATACGGGCATTATTGGTATCGCTTATGTGGCCAACGCCTATGGCTCTCAGGGTGTCGCGCTGGCTGCGATCTATGTTGCGGTGACCACTTTTATCTACAACGTTCAAGCAGTGATCTGCTTGTCGCCGAAAGGTAAAAACAGCGGTGACAAAGCGCTCAAAGTGGTGTTTAAAACCCTAACCAAAAATCCGCTGATCATCGCTATCCTCTCTGGCGTCGCATTTTACTTGTTGTCTATTCCCGTTCCGCAAGTCGCAATAGATGCCGGTAATTATCTGTCTAAGATGACACTACCTTTGGCGCTTTTGTGTACGGGCGGCTCACTTAATTTCAGTTTGCTCAAGAATGAAAGTCGCCCCACTTGGTTTGCCAGCAGCTACAAGTTGGTTTTGGCACCAGTGCTTGTGACCGGCACCGCCTATCTGCTCGGATTTCGCGGTATAGAACTGGGTATTCTATTTTTTATGAATGCTTCGCCTGTCGCTGCGGCAAGTTATGTGATGGCGCGCTCGATGGGAGGCAATGCCACATTAGCGGCAAACATTATTGCCTTGACCACGGTGCTTTCAACCATCACCTGTACGATTGGGTTGGTGCTTTTAAAAGCCTACCAATTGGTGTAA
- a CDS encoding SMC family ATPase produces MKPIKLTMQAFGPFAGREEIDFTLLGSNPLFLINGPTGSGKTSILDAICYALYGETTGNERQGTQMRCDLADVKTPTEVTLEFVLHGRRYRVQRSPEQEAAKARGEGTTVKKHTASLYLLDDEEKLITAKTNEVKGKVAELIGLSETQFRQVMVLPQGKFRELLLASSKEREEIFGQLFQTEIYKRIEFALKEKAQAISSAKEKFDEQIRGALDVAEVSDESSLTETLKEQQSVLTELNLQEQQHLGRYNDAKQALLTAKSLLEEFNKQAAAKSALDTHLGKKESMQALALQLEHARQAQQLDGPYHQWKSILNDIVQQQSKIDELNASLSSATQQANELEQQHTQAQQQAERIPELQQEKFALEIAKAKLMQKAQFEQEIVHLGAEVEKLEHQLQRVQAHKTVMQQELQSATSVFDQGKQALAEQPKLEAREGELKRQINDYTHHLKLQQGLQDLHSQTQAKQQAQQQAKQHWLNAQQSADRVELSWHNEQAAILAERLSQGDPCPVCGSRDHPAKASFAGEPVSKVQVEQAREREKNALAVFNQSENALALHLSKITQQQEAVAQSAALMGALLDTSIEALQAQLLELQAELKKMQAINLAQLESHVQQLSERCGKGDAMEKDLTQQLTSASATLKEKREQLSKFSQQIASEWSDVTLVEQKIATLSRQIETWQQAKELSQKRLDEIKQTLSAQRSELKVHSDMLSQIEHRSEQHHLAWREALDASAFSDEQHYLAQRAEPSQLDQWKQELEQFQQQTTRLQQTYQDFQQRLQDKQPPDLAQQELAVTESEQRYLQVKNERDSVRSLVTKLESVQRKIAELHQLNHRLEEEYKIYGTLYDVASGKTGSRISLHRFVLGVLLDDVLIQASQRLSLMSRGRYILSRKTEGFKGVAGRGLDLVVEDSYTGKSRDVATLSGGESFMAALSLALGLSDVVQSYSGGIRLDTLFIDEGFGSLDPESLDLAVQTLVDLQQSGRMIGVISHVAEMKEQMAQRIDVVPSRSGSAISVKGALY; encoded by the coding sequence ATGAAACCCATCAAACTCACCATGCAAGCATTCGGCCCTTTTGCTGGCCGTGAAGAGATCGACTTTACCTTACTCGGATCTAACCCACTGTTTTTGATCAACGGGCCAACGGGATCAGGGAAAACCTCGATATTGGACGCCATCTGCTACGCTTTGTATGGCGAAACCACGGGTAATGAGCGGCAGGGCACGCAGATGCGTTGTGATCTCGCCGATGTGAAAACTCCGACCGAAGTCACTCTCGAATTCGTCTTACACGGCAGACGTTACCGCGTTCAACGTTCGCCAGAGCAAGAAGCGGCCAAGGCGCGTGGAGAAGGGACGACGGTAAAAAAACACACTGCGTCGCTCTATTTACTCGATGACGAAGAAAAACTGATCACCGCCAAAACCAACGAAGTGAAAGGCAAAGTCGCTGAGTTGATTGGTCTAAGCGAGACTCAGTTTCGCCAAGTGATGGTGCTCCCACAAGGGAAATTTCGCGAACTGTTGCTTGCGAGTTCCAAAGAGCGTGAAGAGATATTTGGCCAGCTGTTCCAAACGGAAATATACAAACGCATCGAATTTGCCCTGAAAGAGAAAGCACAGGCGATCAGCAGCGCCAAAGAGAAGTTTGATGAGCAGATCCGTGGGGCGCTGGATGTGGCTGAGGTCAGTGATGAATCGTCTCTGACAGAGACATTGAAAGAGCAGCAAAGCGTGCTCACTGAGTTGAACCTGCAAGAACAACAGCACTTAGGCCGCTACAACGACGCCAAACAAGCTCTCCTTACGGCCAAATCCTTGCTGGAAGAGTTTAATAAACAGGCGGCAGCGAAAAGTGCGCTCGATACTCATCTGGGCAAAAAGGAGTCGATGCAAGCTTTAGCGCTGCAGCTAGAGCATGCCCGCCAAGCGCAGCAACTCGATGGGCCCTATCATCAGTGGAAGAGTATCCTTAACGATATTGTTCAACAGCAAAGCAAAATTGATGAGCTTAATGCTTCACTAAGCAGTGCAACACAGCAAGCGAATGAGTTAGAGCAGCAGCATACCCAGGCCCAGCAGCAAGCTGAACGCATTCCTGAGCTACAGCAAGAAAAGTTTGCCTTAGAAATCGCCAAGGCCAAGCTGATGCAAAAAGCGCAATTTGAACAAGAGATTGTCCATTTAGGCGCAGAAGTTGAAAAGCTGGAGCATCAATTGCAGCGCGTGCAAGCGCACAAAACGGTGATGCAGCAAGAGTTGCAATCGGCCACCAGCGTCTTTGACCAAGGCAAGCAGGCACTGGCGGAGCAGCCAAAGCTTGAAGCGCGTGAAGGGGAACTGAAACGCCAGATCAACGACTACACGCACCACCTGAAACTTCAGCAAGGTTTGCAAGATTTGCACTCGCAGACACAAGCCAAGCAGCAGGCGCAACAACAGGCAAAGCAGCACTGGTTAAACGCTCAGCAAAGTGCCGATCGGGTTGAGCTGAGCTGGCACAATGAACAAGCGGCGATCCTTGCTGAACGTCTTAGTCAAGGCGACCCTTGCCCGGTCTGTGGCAGCCGAGATCATCCCGCAAAAGCGAGCTTTGCGGGAGAGCCGGTCAGTAAAGTGCAAGTGGAGCAGGCGCGCGAGCGGGAGAAAAACGCGCTCGCCGTTTTTAACCAGAGCGAGAATGCGCTGGCGTTACACCTGTCTAAAATCACTCAACAGCAAGAAGCAGTGGCACAAAGCGCAGCACTGATGGGCGCCTTGTTGGATACCTCAATTGAGGCGCTGCAAGCCCAGCTGCTGGAGCTGCAAGCCGAGCTCAAAAAAATGCAAGCGATCAACCTCGCTCAGTTGGAGAGTCATGTCCAGCAACTGAGCGAGCGCTGTGGCAAAGGTGATGCCATGGAGAAAGATCTCACCCAACAACTCACTTCTGCCTCTGCGACGTTAAAAGAAAAGCGTGAACAGCTAAGCAAATTTAGTCAGCAGATCGCCAGCGAATGGAGTGACGTGACTTTGGTTGAGCAGAAAATTGCCACGCTCAGCCGACAGATCGAAACATGGCAACAAGCCAAAGAGCTCAGTCAAAAACGCCTTGATGAGATCAAACAAACGCTATCGGCACAGCGTAGTGAACTAAAAGTGCACAGCGACATGTTGTCGCAAATAGAGCATCGGAGTGAACAACATCATTTGGCTTGGCGTGAGGCTCTCGACGCGTCAGCCTTTAGCGACGAGCAGCACTACTTGGCGCAGCGGGCAGAGCCCAGCCAGTTGGACCAATGGAAGCAAGAACTGGAGCAGTTCCAACAGCAGACCACCCGTTTGCAGCAGACTTATCAGGATTTCCAGCAGCGATTGCAAGATAAACAGCCACCAGATCTAGCGCAGCAAGAGCTGGCGGTGACAGAGTCCGAACAGCGCTATCTGCAAGTCAAAAATGAGCGAGATAGTGTGCGCTCTTTGGTCACCAAACTGGAAAGTGTGCAGCGCAAGATCGCCGAGTTACATCAGCTCAATCATCGCCTTGAAGAGGAATACAAGATTTATGGTACGCTTTACGATGTCGCCAGTGGTAAAACGGGCAGCCGAATCAGCTTACATCGCTTTGTGCTGGGCGTGTTGCTGGATGATGTGTTGATCCAAGCGTCGCAACGTTTGAGCTTAATGAGTCGTGGACGATATATCCTCAGCCGCAAAACCGAAGGCTTTAAAGGCGTGGCGGGGCGTGGCTTAGATCTGGTGGTGGAAGACAGTTACACCGGCAAATCGCGCGATGTTGCCACCTTGTCTGGCGGAGAATCCTTCATGGCGGCACTCTCTTTAGCGCTCGGTTTGTCGGATGTGGTGCAATCTTACAGTGGTGGTATTCGCCTTGATACGCTGTTTATCGATGAAGGATTCGGCAGCTTGGATCCGGAGTCGCTCGATCTGGCGGTGCAAACGCTGGTGGATTTACAACAGAGCGGGCGAATGATCGGGGTGATTTCCCACGTAGCGGAAATGAAAGAGCAAATGGCGCAGCGTATTGATGTTGTGCCGTCGCGAAGCGGTTCCGCGATTTCTGTTAAGGGGGCACTGTATTGA